In the genome of Desulfovibrio sp. Huiquan2017, the window CTCGTTTTCCTAATGGACGTCGAGATGAAGACCGGACGGAATGCCGAAAGGGACAGGGGCGACGAGGGTGTGCATGGCAATGTCGCGGACCTCGCCATGCGGGGAGAATGGTTTTTACCCAATGCTTAGGTGGGCCGCCCGCCTGCTTCAGTCCTCCGAAAGGCAAAAGAATTGTGGCGAGGACGATCCAGGACTATGGGTGAGTGCAGGCAATTCATTGATTTTAAAAATTATCTTTCCATATTATCCCACATTCGCGGCTTTCTCGCACTTATTTCCCGCAAGATCGGTAGGAATAAATGTTCCATGTTTCACAATTGCCGTTTGACATGCGTATCGAGTTTTTGTAGTCCAACTCCCCGGCGCATGGGAAATTCCCCCGCCCGCGCCATTTGGCAGAGAGAGTTCAATGACATGTGTCCGTCCGATTTTGTGTCGCCTTCCCTATGTTGATTGGGAAAAATAGCACAAGCGCTGGTTCTGAAATCGTCCATGGGTTTGCCGTAACGGCAGAGGGCGGTTGCGAGGCCGGGCGCGTCGAAAAGACCATGCCGGGGGGTATTTCTCCAGAGGTTTGAAACCTCTCCTCTCCGCCGCGGGAACGCGGGGGGTCGCGATGACGCGGGCCCTTGGTTGTCGGAACCGTTTTGCATAATCGTTTGCGTCGATGTGCATCTGTTCCCGCATTGCTTTGTAGGGATCGTCTCCGTCCGAAAGGCGAACGCGCGAGACCTCTTCGGCGGCCCGAATTCGGGATTATGCCGGAGGGATACGGTGGCTTTATGCCGTGGAATGCCGCGCCATCGGATGGAACGAGTCATGGCTTGACCGGCTTTTCCGGTTTGAATCTTAAAAGAAATGGATTGAATACAATGGATAACGCACATCGTCAGGTCGCTCCCATGCGCACCGTACCGACTGCCCGCCGCAATGTTGAACATTTCATCCCCGAAGCGGATGTCTGCACCAAGGAAATCGATTTCGTCGTGGATAACGGCAGCATCGACTACGTCAACTTTTCGGGCGGCTGCGAAGGCAACCTTAAGGCCATCGCCGCCATGATCGAGGGCATGAACGTGGACTTCGTCCTGGACCGTTTCAGCGGCATCACCTGCGGCTCCAAGTCCACCTCCTGCATGGATCAGTTTTGCCACGCCTTGCAGGAATACAAGGCCAAAATCCAGTCCCGGTAAACCCTTCCCGTATCCGGCTTGCGCCGAATGCAGCAGGCAGAACAAGGGCCGACGGTTTGACCGTCGGCCCTTTTTTATTGGCTAATTGGTGAGAAGAGGGGCAGCGCCGCTGCGGTTATTTTCTGGTGTAGACGAACAGGATGATGGGTTCGGCACCGTACTCGTCATCGGCTTGAAGCCCCCTGTCGAGCAGCCGGGACATGGCTTGTTTGGCGTCGTCTTCCGAGAAAAGCAGATAGTTTATGAGGTGGCGGTCGTTCCGGCTGTCCCGGTCCGAGCCTTTCTCCTCGATGCCGACATACCAATTCTCGACAAGTCCGCCATGGTGGCCGATGTGCCGTATTGCCTGTTCCACCACGGCATCCCTGGATTTTGCTTCATGCGGATAACTCATGGGCAACTTCCTATAATGTAATCGGCCAGGAAGCAATGCCCGGCTTGAACCTCCCCCCGCCGAAACGATGGCGCATCAATGGCGCAAAGCTGAAAAAGCGCCGCCAAGACAGCCAAGACAACCAAAAAGAGACCCAGAACGTGTCCGGGTCTCTTCAAACTTTCCTGGCGGAGAGGGTGGGATTCCAGAAATGGAATCTGCAACCTTTGTTATCATTGATGTTTTTGTCTTCGTGTTCCGAGGCTAGTGTAGCAGTCTTGTGTGTCACTTTAAAACAATGTTTTTTGATATGCTCCTATCATTGACGCGGAATAAAGCCAGCAAACTGTGCATGTCGTCTCAATGTTGTTTGAATGGCACTGGCAATGGTTGATGGCATCGTATTCTCGGCGTTATATGCTTTCAGTTCTACTATTATTTTTGATGGTAAAATTGGTGTTCGGTCAATAAAAATATCTGCTCGAACTTTGCTATATGAGGATATTAGTGTTTCCTCATGTACAGCATTTAATCCTATTTGTGATATGCATGTTGCCAATCTTTTACCCAAGTGTGTTGGTCGCTGGGTTACCATTGGATACCACGCACGAGCTTCATCAGCACGTTTAGATTCTCGCTCTCTTAACGGTGCATATGAATCAGGAGACCACTTTCCAGACGCAACTGATATGAAATGTGTCTTTTGAAATCTATCCAGATAGCTTTTCCCTGGAATATATGAATCATCATCGAGGTTTTTGCAGAGAGGGTGAATGTCGGCAG includes:
- a CDS encoding TIGR03905 family TSCPD domain-containing protein, with protein sequence MDNAHRQVAPMRTVPTARRNVEHFIPEADVCTKEIDFVVDNGSIDYVNFSGGCEGNLKAIAAMIEGMNVDFVLDRFSGITCGSKSTSCMDQFCHALQEYKAKIQSR